From the Glandiceps talaboti chromosome 10, keGlaTala1.1, whole genome shotgun sequence genome, one window contains:
- the LOC144440904 gene encoding uncharacterized protein LOC144440904, translating to MLRSLIVVMVIVGSAASLPNKPSSGYERPPFCDAECPEYEVVCSRDEYEVRRYPSGKWVSTSEQGITQTAASARAFWRLFTYIQGSNDQDAKIPMTAPVLVEVSKKQSSWVIKDYVVSFYLPKAFWEFVPKPLDPKVFIEETKEHTVFVRSFGGLASDPFPGQQAAKLQSLLDKNSEPYNTGFYYSAGYDKPSKAINRHNEVWLVLRNDEADTYTCQSVVEPEITPAVAEKLEIEVDVGLSSKSEMGQCEKAECPDYLSLTTYSHGIEKRRYFDGVYVTKEIQSCWYDIASMEGFWALFRYINGENDRKEKISMTAPVIMSIDTAPSDSTFCKVSYKMSFYIPKRLHVNPPRPTEDGVSIKRVRNLRVYVKTFGGWTTNAEVKRMRQGFTNELESLGLCYYEKHYWTAVYDAPTKLFGRRNEIWVADCENTGESIATIGVTEEQDMEEVDTEDTKLDETLPTATFEVDDEDDVPKPSPGSFSVCIDRDIECPDFEFLERQENDIVQERKYQPSNWISKTVQACDISEAQATASRSLVDYMKGMNSLEADIAMTAPILTTVDTTTMDENKCNATYTVSLYISQQYQENPPQPDDEDLFISVVDSRVYVKSFDSWPTLSKTQELVQDIENTLIDDDTCQLVNSDVYYVAGYDRPLSTSNPHSEVWVPMRFCFEDDVSNAQRKLYKLKKERLFADPNFDGLEYKHPLCTDGDAECVNYDIDSIHLHYERRTYKRGDRECYVHPRGADYRGEVSVTLSGIPCQKWSEQEPHEHGRDPESFPYGGIGDHNYCRNPDGEPVPWCYTIDPETRWNYCNVSQPGEHCGIKLACIDTEACNYQGATRQVYYPLHHYLTAKGNQQNVDIEMVLPVIRQIKYSELSKPSCDKMYKTCFYLPEEFQTNPPQPVDPRVTIEEMPPTSFYVTAFGGHVSDDVLKREISNVQAHIEDDDLYFTYSDVVFTAEFFTPMREEDRYSEIWLPIPRD from the exons ATGCTTCGTTCCTTAATCGTCGTTATGGTAATTGTTGGCTCAGCTGCGTCCCTACCAAATAAACCTTCCTCAGG ATATGAACGACCACCGTTCTGCGATGCTGAGTGTCCAGAGTATGAAGTCGTCTGCAGCAGGGATGAATATGAAGTCAGGCGATATCCTAGTGGCAAATGGGTCTCAACTAGTGAGCAAGGCATTACACAGACGGCGGCGTCAGCACGGGCTTTCTGGAGATTGTTCACGTACATCCAAGGATCAAATGACCAAG aTGCTAAGATTCCGATGACTGCTCCTGTGTTAGTAGAAGTCAGTAAGAAACAGTCGAGTTGGGTCATCAAAGATTATGTCGTGTCCTTCTATCTACCCAAGGCATTCTGGGAATTTGTACCAAAACCACTAGACCCTAAA GTTTTCATTGAGGAGACGAAAGAACATACAGTCTTTGTACGTAGTTTTGGAGGACTGGCAAGTGATCCCTTCCCAGGACAACAAGCTGCCAAACTACAATCACTATTGGATAAGAACAGCGAACCATACAACACTGGCTTCTACTATAGTGCAGGCTATGATAA ACCCAGTAAAGCGATAAATCGTCACAACGAAGTATGGTTGGTACTACGAAACGACGAAGCcgatacatatacatgtcagtCGGTCGTAGAACCAGAAATAACACCGGCGGTTGCTGAAAAGCTCGAGATTGAAGTTGACGTCGGCTTGTCGTCCAAGTCTGAAATGGGCCAATGTGAAA AGGCTGAATGTCCTGACTATCTTTCGTTGACCACCTATTCCCACGGTATTGAAAAACGACGTTACTTTGACGGAGTGTACGTAACGAAAGAAATCCAATCATGTTGGTATGACATAGCATCAATGGAGGGATTCTGGGCTTTGTTTAGATATATTAATG GTGAGAACGATCGTAAGGAAAAGATTTCAATGACAGCACCAGTAATAATGAGTATAGACACGGCACCATCTGACTCAACTTTCTGCAAAGTGTcgtacaaaatgtcattttatatccCTAAGAGATTACATGTCAATCCACCAAGACCTACCGAG GACGGTGTCAGCATCAAGCGTGTTAGAAATCTGAGAGTGTACGTCAAGACATTTGGTGGTTGGACTACTAACGCTGAGGTCAAGAGGATGCGTCAAGGATTCACGAATGAATTAGAGTCCCTTGGTTTATGCTACTATGAGAAACACTACTGGACAGCTGTTTATGATGCTCCAACTAAACTGTTCGGCAGAAGGAATGAGATTTGGGTGGCAGATTGTGAGAACACTGGCGAATCGATTGCAACAATCGGAGTTACAGAGGAACAGGATATGGAAGAGGTTGATACAGAAGACACCAAGTTAGATGAGACATTGCCAACTGCAACTTTTGAAgttgatgatgaagatgatgtaCCAAAACCCTCCCCTGG GTCGTTCTCCGTTTGTATCGATAGAGATATTGAATGTCCAGACTTTGAATTTCTTGAACGACAAGAGAACGATATTGTCCAAGAGAGAAAATACCAACCTTCAAATTGGATAAGTAAAACTGTACAGGCATGTGATATCAGTGAAGCACAGGCAACTGCTTCTCGCTCGCTTGTTGACTATATGAAAG GCATGAACAGTTTGGAAGCTGATATTGCTATGACTGCCCCAATACTGACAACTGTAGATACTACAACTATGGATGAAAATAAATGCAATGCCACCTACACCGTGTCACTTTATATATCACAACAATATCAAGAGAATCCACCACAACCTGATGATGAAGACTTGTTCATTTCTGTTGTTGACTCACGTGTATATGTTAAG AGTTTCGATTCTTGGCCGACGCTTAGTAAAACACAGGAATTGGTCCAAGACATAGAAAACACTCTCATCGACGATGATACATGCCAGTTAGTGAATTCAGATGTGTACTATGTTGCAG GTTACGACAGACCACTGAGCACAAGCAATCCACACTCAGAAGTCTGGGTACCAATGCGGTTCTGTTTTGAAGACGATGTCTCAAATGCTCAAAGAAAG TTGTATaaattaaagaaagaaagacttTTTGCTGACCCAAACTTTGACGGATTAGAGTACAAACACCCTCTATGTACTGATGGAGATGCTGAATGTGTTAACTATGATATCgacagtatacatttacactacGAACGAAGAACATACAAGCGAG GGGATCGTGAGTGTTATGTTCATCCTAGAGGAGCAGACTATCGTGGTGAAGTATCCGTAACTTTATCAGGAATACCTTGTCAAAAATGGTCAGAGCAGGAACCTCACGAGCACGGACGTGACCCGGAAAGTTTTCCATACGGAGGAATAGGTGACCACAACTATTGTCGTAACCCGGATGGTGAGCCAGTACCCTGGTGTTACACCATAGACCCAGAGACACGATGGAATTACTGCAATGTCAGTCAACCTGGTGAACACTGTG GCATAAAATTGGCATGTATTGACACTGAAGCCTGTAACTACCAAGGTGCCACGAGACAGGTGTATTACCCCCTTCATCACTACTTGACAGCCAAAGGAAACCAGCAGAACGTGGATATTGAAATGGTCTTACCAGTTATTCGACAG ATAAAGTATTCTGAGCTGAGCAAACCGTCATGTGATAAAATGTACAAGACGTGTTTCTACTTACCGGAAGAATTTCAAACAAATCCACCTCAACCTGTTGACCCTCGA GTAACTATCGAAGAAATGCCACCTACATCCTTCTACGTCACTGCTTTTGGTGGACACGTATCCGATGATGTACTGAAACGCGAGATCTCTAATGTCCAGGCACACATTGAGGATGATGACCTATATTTCACCTACTCG GACGTGGTATTCACTGCTGAGTTTTTCACGCCTATGAGAGAAGAAGACAGATACAGTGAAATATGGCTCCCAATTCCTCGAGATTAG